The following are encoded in a window of Parambassis ranga chromosome 15, fParRan2.1, whole genome shotgun sequence genomic DNA:
- the zc3h6 gene encoding zinc finger CCCH domain-containing protein 6 isoform X2 → MKEESVCLLSLSRHVTPEDGELEDGEIDDEGIGIEEENKEAAEVNEDKEKEKEKEKEKEKSKEKEEKTHRHSRKRYKKTREKRRSKRRRRDRQKHHSPSSSSSSDSYDSDYDRPERPKNRKNQGSSRESDGQSSQHSKGGHGNSHKSPPHKSSDFDKYSDYSDDKYDYDEEEDDYDDDMLEYPHPKDSTSNQGRGRHAKDQMNRGNMRGMKHQQFGQRGRGRGSGPGRGRGMLNKNKKLKGKPWGGRGRGRGGDMGMEEMAPEGKNPSGFQKKRPIMSKEFINQHTVEHNGRYICKYFLEGRCIKGEQCKFEHELVIPDKKKELCKFYLQGYCSKGDNCIYMHNEYPCKFFHTGAKCYQGDNCKFSHEALNDVTKELLDKIINTEEENAREDELELEDLRKQGIAPLPKPPPGVGLLPTPGQSSPTDGQAGKKIPSLFEIKVQPTVDLAQKIGLSGSNYSQNQGDGSAQFTGGSEDAQSGGMVPSGTSAPLIPPPGSPGPMGLPTGPPMPQSPPGHGFPMQPPMPSGQPPPFHGNRPTISPQMNMQRPPFPPVPDLQMLQSLFPFPSVGQNPVEVFGSLLRNQGISQQGDPSQVLIQSLQQQMGAESQLSSLPPAVQKAIILHLTQQQESQPQGSEPQRAEDDNANRDETTNWYSSDEDDGSCVSSILKSLKKQNEMQQAQSKPLQATSAAAALGDPRLVKERAPFSDPRVKTDPRQRPPDIKKDSDGAADPRLSRDPRKTRPMESGSFRQQSLAVSQKAPTGEEEEEGERELRDRAVLIPLDASPGVVLRDPRCQLKQFSHIRVDILLQRPAFAHAVVWAPEDLIPSLVPKQEHSINLPLPPLIADAQMNRTNLPDHPPVSSPPPSDPRLVAARLKERISRLPSGSLESRSSTERPVDPRQQKSVDPRLKRTGSLDSKLLGQREPSSGGGLVDPRLQKANTSSSTQAARSKPEPEKLPPYAPRLASSGGGLESPTTILGGISLYDPRTQTEQAQKEQVEPLKKTGILKQPVKKDNTPAPSLSPTPPSGSFEEVKSTDVASDQTPLPTSPTVPPASPVKPPAVHNLPIQALAGLIRPQYTDPRQAKPGAQGSTGVQEEAEEKKEQEEAQELEAMEEEPKEEEAEEDESDDRTLKDVFKTFDPTASPFCQ, encoded by the exons ATGaaagaggagagtgtctgtttACTGTCTCTGTCGAGACATGTAACACC AGAGGATGGTGAACTGGAAGATGGAGAAATAGATGATGAGGGCATTGGAATTGAAGAGGAGAACaaagaggcagcagaggtgaatgaagacaaagaaaaggagaaggaaaaggaaaaagagaaagagaagagtaaagagaaagaagagaagactCACAGACACTCCAGGAAGAGATACAAAAAgacaagagagaagaggaggtcTAAAAGGAGGAGACGTGACAGACAGAAA CATCACTCCCcttccagcagctccagctcagaCAGTTATGACTCTGACTACGACCGACCAGAAAGAcccaaaaacaggaagaaccaggGATCAAGTCGTGAGTCTGATGGCCAGTCCTCTCAG cATTCAAAGGGAGGCCATGGCAACTCGCATAAGTCACCGCCGCACAAGAGCAGTGATTTTGACAAATACAGTGACTACAGCGATGACAAGTATGActatgatgaagaggaagatgattaTGATGACGACATGTTAGAGTATCCACATCCTAAAGATTCAACATCAAATCAGGGAAGGGGACGGCACGCAAAAGATCAGATGAACAGAGGAAACATGAGGGGCATGAAGCACCAGCAGT TtgggcagagaggaagaggccGAGGCAGTGGACCAGGGAGAGGGCGAGGGATGCTCAACAAGAACAAGAAGCTAAAGGGCAAACCCTGGGGAGGACGAGGACGAGGTCGAGGAGGAGACATGGGGATGGAAGAGATGGCCCCT GAAGGAAAAAATCCTTCTGGATTTCAGAAGAAACGGCCAATAATGAGTAAGGAGTTTATTAATCAGCACACAGTTGAACACAATGGTAGATACATCTGCAAGTATTTCCTGGAGGGTCGGTGCATCAAG GGTGAACAGTGCAAGTTTGAACATGAGCTTGTGATACCTGATAAGAAAAAGGAACTTTGTAAGTTCTATCTTCAAGGATACTGCAGCAAAGGAGATAACTGTATTTACATGCACA ATGAATACCCATGCAAGTTCTTTCATACTGGAGCCAAATGCTATCAAGGAGACAACTGCAAATTCTCCCATGAGGCTTTGAATGATGTGACCAAAGAGTTGCTTGATAAG ATAATTAACACTGAAGAGGAGAATGCCCGTGAGGATGAGTTAGAGTTGGAGGATCTGAGAAAACAGGGCATTGCCCCACTTCCGAAGCCTCCTCCTGGGGTGGGGTTACTGCCCACTCCTGGTCAGAGCAGTCCTACAGACGGCCAAGCAGGGAAGAAGATCCCCTCCCTCTTTGAAATCAAAGTTCAACCTACTGTAGACCTGGCGCAAAAGATTGGTCTGAG TGGATCCAACTATTCCCAGAATCAAGGTGATGGCTCTGCTCAGTTCACTGGAGGCTCAGAGGATGCGCAGAGTGGAGGTATGGTTCCCTCAGGCACTTCTGCTCCTCTTATTCCTCCCCCCGGATCACCTGGTCCCATGGGTCTCCCCACTGGGCCACCTATGCCACAGAGTCCCCCAGGACATGGATTTCCAATGCAGCCTCCAATGCCCTCTGGTCAGCCCCCACCTTTCCATGGAAACCGACCGACCATCAGTCCCCAGATGAATATGCAGAGGCCTCCATTCCCACCTGTGCCAGATCTACAGATGCTGCAAAGTCTTTTCCCTTTTCCATCTGTGGGTCAGAACCCAGTGGAGGTCTTTGGCAGCCTCCTCCGCAATCAGGGCATCAGTCAACAAGGAG ACCCAAGTCAGGTCCTCATACAGAGCCTCCAGCAACAGATGGGTGCAGAGTCGCAGTTATCTTCTTTGCCACCAGCAGTACAGAAAGCTATCATTTTACACCTGACGCAGCAACAAGAGTCACAACCACAGGGGAGTGagccacagagagcagaggatgaTAATGCAAACAGAG aTGAAACTACAAACTGGTACTCaagtgatgaggatgatggaAGCTGTGTGTCCTCCATTCTTAAATCTTTAAAGAAGCAGAATGAGATGCAGCAAGCTCAGTCCAAGCCTCTCCAGGccacatcagcagctgcagcactggGTGACCCACGACTTGTGAAGGAAAGGGCCCCATTCAGTGACCCACGTGTCAAGACAGACCCCAGACAGCGACCCCCAGATATTAAAAAAGACTCGGATGGAGCTGCAGATCCAAGACTCTCAAGAGATCCCAGAAAGACAAGACCAATGGAGTCAGGTTCCTTCCGACAGCAGAGTCTTGCTGTTTCTCAGAAGGCTCCtactggagaggaggaggaggaaggtgagaggGAACTCAGGGACAGAGCTGTGCTCATCCCTCTAGATGCCAGCCCAGGCGTCGTGCTGCGGGATCCTCGTTGCCAGTTAAAGCAGTTTAGTCACATTCGGGTGGACATTCTGCTCCAGCGGCCTGCCTTTGCTCACGCTGTGGTTTGGGCTCCTGAGGATCTTATCCCTTCCTTGGTTCCCAAACAGGAACACTCTATTAACCTGCCCCTTCCACCCCTGATTGCTGATGCTCAGATGAACCGAACAAATCTGCCCGACCATCCCCCGGTCTCCAGCCCTCCTCCATCTGATCCCAGATTGGTAGCTGCTCGGTTAAAGGAACGAATAAGTCGATTGCCTTCTGGGTCTCTTGAGTCTCGATCATCTACAGAAAGACCTGTAGATCCACGCCAGCAAAAGTCTGTGGATCCCAGACTCAAGCGTACAGGAAGtctggactccaagctgctgGGGCAGAGAGAGCCCTCTTCTGGGGGAGGACTCGTGGATCCCAGGCTACAAAAGGCCAACACCAGCTCCTCTACTCAGGCTGCCCGATCCAAGCCAGAGCCTGAGAAGCTACCACCATATGCCCCTCGACTGGCATCCTCTGGCGGAGGGTTGGAGAGTCCCACAACAATTCTTGGAGGCATCAGCCTGTATGATCCTCGCACTCAAACGGAGCAGGCTCAGAAGGAGCAGGTGGAGCCTCTTAAAAAGACAGGGATTCTGAAACAGCCTGTGAAAAAAGATAACACTCCGGCTCCATCACTCTCACCAACCCCTCCAAGTGGCTCTTTTGAAGAAGTTAAAAGCACAGATGTTGCTTCAGATCAGACTCCACTGCCCACTTCACCTACAGTGCCTCCTGCCTCTCCTGTCAAACCCCCTGCAGTTCATAATCTCCCCATCCAGGCACTAGCTGGTCTTATCCGACCCCAGTACACCGACCCTAGGCAGGCTAAACCAGGTGCACAGGGTTCTACAGGAgtacaggaggaggcagaggaaaagaaggagcaggaggaggcgcAGGAGCTGGAGGCTATGGAAGAAGAGccaaaagaggaggaggcagaggaggacgaATCAGACGACAGGACACTTAAAGACGTGTTCAAGACGTTTGATCCCACTGCTTCCCCTTTCTGTCAGTAA
- the zc3h6 gene encoding zinc finger CCCH domain-containing protein 6 isoform X1 has product MASVSLVSSPPAPVLDKNMTDSELAGDEREDGELEDGEIDDEGIGIEEENKEAAEVNEDKEKEKEKEKEKEKSKEKEEKTHRHSRKRYKKTREKRRSKRRRRDRQKHHSPSSSSSSDSYDSDYDRPERPKNRKNQGSSRESDGQSSQHSKGGHGNSHKSPPHKSSDFDKYSDYSDDKYDYDEEEDDYDDDMLEYPHPKDSTSNQGRGRHAKDQMNRGNMRGMKHQQFGQRGRGRGSGPGRGRGMLNKNKKLKGKPWGGRGRGRGGDMGMEEMAPEGKNPSGFQKKRPIMSKEFINQHTVEHNGRYICKYFLEGRCIKGEQCKFEHELVIPDKKKELCKFYLQGYCSKGDNCIYMHNEYPCKFFHTGAKCYQGDNCKFSHEALNDVTKELLDKIINTEEENAREDELELEDLRKQGIAPLPKPPPGVGLLPTPGQSSPTDGQAGKKIPSLFEIKVQPTVDLAQKIGLSGSNYSQNQGDGSAQFTGGSEDAQSGGMVPSGTSAPLIPPPGSPGPMGLPTGPPMPQSPPGHGFPMQPPMPSGQPPPFHGNRPTISPQMNMQRPPFPPVPDLQMLQSLFPFPSVGQNPVEVFGSLLRNQGISQQGDPSQVLIQSLQQQMGAESQLSSLPPAVQKAIILHLTQQQESQPQGSEPQRAEDDNANRDETTNWYSSDEDDGSCVSSILKSLKKQNEMQQAQSKPLQATSAAAALGDPRLVKERAPFSDPRVKTDPRQRPPDIKKDSDGAADPRLSRDPRKTRPMESGSFRQQSLAVSQKAPTGEEEEEGERELRDRAVLIPLDASPGVVLRDPRCQLKQFSHIRVDILLQRPAFAHAVVWAPEDLIPSLVPKQEHSINLPLPPLIADAQMNRTNLPDHPPVSSPPPSDPRLVAARLKERISRLPSGSLESRSSTERPVDPRQQKSVDPRLKRTGSLDSKLLGQREPSSGGGLVDPRLQKANTSSSTQAARSKPEPEKLPPYAPRLASSGGGLESPTTILGGISLYDPRTQTEQAQKEQVEPLKKTGILKQPVKKDNTPAPSLSPTPPSGSFEEVKSTDVASDQTPLPTSPTVPPASPVKPPAVHNLPIQALAGLIRPQYTDPRQAKPGAQGSTGVQEEAEEKKEQEEAQELEAMEEEPKEEEAEEDESDDRTLKDVFKTFDPTASPFCQ; this is encoded by the exons ATGGCTTCTGTGAGCCTTGTTTCCAGTCCCCCAGCCCCTGTTCTTGACAAAAACATGACAGACTCTGAGCTTGCAGGGGATGAAAG AGAGGATGGTGAACTGGAAGATGGAGAAATAGATGATGAGGGCATTGGAATTGAAGAGGAGAACaaagaggcagcagaggtgaatgaagacaaagaaaaggagaaggaaaaggaaaaagagaaagagaagagtaaagagaaagaagagaagactCACAGACACTCCAGGAAGAGATACAAAAAgacaagagagaagaggaggtcTAAAAGGAGGAGACGTGACAGACAGAAA CATCACTCCCcttccagcagctccagctcagaCAGTTATGACTCTGACTACGACCGACCAGAAAGAcccaaaaacaggaagaaccaggGATCAAGTCGTGAGTCTGATGGCCAGTCCTCTCAG cATTCAAAGGGAGGCCATGGCAACTCGCATAAGTCACCGCCGCACAAGAGCAGTGATTTTGACAAATACAGTGACTACAGCGATGACAAGTATGActatgatgaagaggaagatgattaTGATGACGACATGTTAGAGTATCCACATCCTAAAGATTCAACATCAAATCAGGGAAGGGGACGGCACGCAAAAGATCAGATGAACAGAGGAAACATGAGGGGCATGAAGCACCAGCAGT TtgggcagagaggaagaggccGAGGCAGTGGACCAGGGAGAGGGCGAGGGATGCTCAACAAGAACAAGAAGCTAAAGGGCAAACCCTGGGGAGGACGAGGACGAGGTCGAGGAGGAGACATGGGGATGGAAGAGATGGCCCCT GAAGGAAAAAATCCTTCTGGATTTCAGAAGAAACGGCCAATAATGAGTAAGGAGTTTATTAATCAGCACACAGTTGAACACAATGGTAGATACATCTGCAAGTATTTCCTGGAGGGTCGGTGCATCAAG GGTGAACAGTGCAAGTTTGAACATGAGCTTGTGATACCTGATAAGAAAAAGGAACTTTGTAAGTTCTATCTTCAAGGATACTGCAGCAAAGGAGATAACTGTATTTACATGCACA ATGAATACCCATGCAAGTTCTTTCATACTGGAGCCAAATGCTATCAAGGAGACAACTGCAAATTCTCCCATGAGGCTTTGAATGATGTGACCAAAGAGTTGCTTGATAAG ATAATTAACACTGAAGAGGAGAATGCCCGTGAGGATGAGTTAGAGTTGGAGGATCTGAGAAAACAGGGCATTGCCCCACTTCCGAAGCCTCCTCCTGGGGTGGGGTTACTGCCCACTCCTGGTCAGAGCAGTCCTACAGACGGCCAAGCAGGGAAGAAGATCCCCTCCCTCTTTGAAATCAAAGTTCAACCTACTGTAGACCTGGCGCAAAAGATTGGTCTGAG TGGATCCAACTATTCCCAGAATCAAGGTGATGGCTCTGCTCAGTTCACTGGAGGCTCAGAGGATGCGCAGAGTGGAGGTATGGTTCCCTCAGGCACTTCTGCTCCTCTTATTCCTCCCCCCGGATCACCTGGTCCCATGGGTCTCCCCACTGGGCCACCTATGCCACAGAGTCCCCCAGGACATGGATTTCCAATGCAGCCTCCAATGCCCTCTGGTCAGCCCCCACCTTTCCATGGAAACCGACCGACCATCAGTCCCCAGATGAATATGCAGAGGCCTCCATTCCCACCTGTGCCAGATCTACAGATGCTGCAAAGTCTTTTCCCTTTTCCATCTGTGGGTCAGAACCCAGTGGAGGTCTTTGGCAGCCTCCTCCGCAATCAGGGCATCAGTCAACAAGGAG ACCCAAGTCAGGTCCTCATACAGAGCCTCCAGCAACAGATGGGTGCAGAGTCGCAGTTATCTTCTTTGCCACCAGCAGTACAGAAAGCTATCATTTTACACCTGACGCAGCAACAAGAGTCACAACCACAGGGGAGTGagccacagagagcagaggatgaTAATGCAAACAGAG aTGAAACTACAAACTGGTACTCaagtgatgaggatgatggaAGCTGTGTGTCCTCCATTCTTAAATCTTTAAAGAAGCAGAATGAGATGCAGCAAGCTCAGTCCAAGCCTCTCCAGGccacatcagcagctgcagcactggGTGACCCACGACTTGTGAAGGAAAGGGCCCCATTCAGTGACCCACGTGTCAAGACAGACCCCAGACAGCGACCCCCAGATATTAAAAAAGACTCGGATGGAGCTGCAGATCCAAGACTCTCAAGAGATCCCAGAAAGACAAGACCAATGGAGTCAGGTTCCTTCCGACAGCAGAGTCTTGCTGTTTCTCAGAAGGCTCCtactggagaggaggaggaggaaggtgagaggGAACTCAGGGACAGAGCTGTGCTCATCCCTCTAGATGCCAGCCCAGGCGTCGTGCTGCGGGATCCTCGTTGCCAGTTAAAGCAGTTTAGTCACATTCGGGTGGACATTCTGCTCCAGCGGCCTGCCTTTGCTCACGCTGTGGTTTGGGCTCCTGAGGATCTTATCCCTTCCTTGGTTCCCAAACAGGAACACTCTATTAACCTGCCCCTTCCACCCCTGATTGCTGATGCTCAGATGAACCGAACAAATCTGCCCGACCATCCCCCGGTCTCCAGCCCTCCTCCATCTGATCCCAGATTGGTAGCTGCTCGGTTAAAGGAACGAATAAGTCGATTGCCTTCTGGGTCTCTTGAGTCTCGATCATCTACAGAAAGACCTGTAGATCCACGCCAGCAAAAGTCTGTGGATCCCAGACTCAAGCGTACAGGAAGtctggactccaagctgctgGGGCAGAGAGAGCCCTCTTCTGGGGGAGGACTCGTGGATCCCAGGCTACAAAAGGCCAACACCAGCTCCTCTACTCAGGCTGCCCGATCCAAGCCAGAGCCTGAGAAGCTACCACCATATGCCCCTCGACTGGCATCCTCTGGCGGAGGGTTGGAGAGTCCCACAACAATTCTTGGAGGCATCAGCCTGTATGATCCTCGCACTCAAACGGAGCAGGCTCAGAAGGAGCAGGTGGAGCCTCTTAAAAAGACAGGGATTCTGAAACAGCCTGTGAAAAAAGATAACACTCCGGCTCCATCACTCTCACCAACCCCTCCAAGTGGCTCTTTTGAAGAAGTTAAAAGCACAGATGTTGCTTCAGATCAGACTCCACTGCCCACTTCACCTACAGTGCCTCCTGCCTCTCCTGTCAAACCCCCTGCAGTTCATAATCTCCCCATCCAGGCACTAGCTGGTCTTATCCGACCCCAGTACACCGACCCTAGGCAGGCTAAACCAGGTGCACAGGGTTCTACAGGAgtacaggaggaggcagaggaaaagaaggagcaggaggaggcgcAGGAGCTGGAGGCTATGGAAGAAGAGccaaaagaggaggaggcagaggaggacgaATCAGACGACAGGACACTTAAAGACGTGTTCAAGACGTTTGATCCCACTGCTTCCCCTTTCTGTCAGTAA